The proteins below come from a single Rhodanobacter sp. LX-99 genomic window:
- a CDS encoding sulfate ABC transporter substrate-binding protein, which yields MIKLPAWLALAATLVATTAIARDVTLLNVSYDPTRELYRDVNAAFAAQWRAQHGDNVTIEMSHGGSGKQARSVADGLPADVVTLALAGDVDAIADHGLLAKDWQRRLPQNASPYTSTIVFLVRKGNPKGIRDWPDLIRPGVQVITPNPKTSGGARWNFLAAWGYALKQPGGNEAKARAYVHELFKHVPVLDTGARGATNTFAQRGVGDVLLAWENEALLAQRELGKDTFEIVAPSVSILAEPPVAVVDRNADKHGTRAVAEAYLKFLYSPEGQAIEARRFYRPRSPQVAQQFAAQFPKVNTFTIDEVFGGWRQAQAKFFADGAIFDQIGPGS from the coding sequence ATGATCAAGCTCCCTGCATGGCTGGCACTCGCGGCAACCCTGGTGGCGACGACGGCGATCGCCAGGGACGTGACCCTGCTGAACGTGTCGTACGACCCCACCCGCGAACTCTATCGCGACGTGAATGCGGCTTTTGCCGCGCAGTGGAGGGCGCAGCACGGCGACAACGTCACCATCGAGATGTCGCATGGCGGTTCGGGCAAGCAGGCGCGCTCGGTGGCCGACGGCCTGCCGGCCGACGTGGTCACGCTGGCGCTGGCCGGGGACGTCGACGCCATCGCCGATCACGGGTTGCTGGCGAAGGACTGGCAGCGGCGGCTGCCGCAGAACGCCTCGCCGTACACGTCGACCATCGTGTTCCTGGTGCGCAAGGGCAATCCGAAGGGCATCCGGGACTGGCCCGACCTGATCAGGCCCGGCGTGCAGGTGATCACGCCGAACCCGAAGACCTCCGGTGGCGCGCGCTGGAACTTCCTGGCAGCGTGGGGCTACGCGCTGAAGCAGCCGGGCGGCAACGAGGCGAAGGCGCGCGCGTACGTGCACGAACTGTTCAAGCACGTGCCGGTACTCGACACAGGCGCTCGCGGCGCCACCAATACCTTCGCCCAGCGCGGCGTCGGCGACGTGCTGCTGGCGTGGGAGAACGAGGCGCTGCTGGCGCAGCGCGAGCTCGGCAAGGACACGTTCGAGATCGTGGCGCCGTCGGTGAGCATCCTGGCCGAGCCGCCGGTGGCGGTGGTGGACCGGAATGCCGACAAGCACGGTACGCGCGCGGTCGCCGAGGCCTACCTGAAATTCCTGTACTCGCCCGAGGGCCAGGCGATCGAGGCCAGGCGCTTCTACCGGCCGCGTTCGCCGCAGGTGGCGCAGCAGTTCGCCGCGCAGTTTCCCAAGGTAAACACCTTCACCATCGACGAGGTGTTCGGCGGCTGGCGCCAGGCGCAGGCGAAGTTCTTCGCCGACGGCGCGATCTTCGACCAGATCGGTCCGGGCAGTTGA